The Rhopalosiphum maidis isolate BTI-1 chromosome 1, ASM367621v3, whole genome shotgun sequence genome has a segment encoding these proteins:
- the LOC113549101 gene encoding uncharacterized protein LOC113549101: MGSVPHRLLCSWHVDRAWRQNICKITGPTRKEKQGIIYKTLKVLQSMCDENEFNNALKEFNLELMNDPDTRDFGIYFDRMYGNRVGLWAYCHRKGLGINCNMHLESMHKTIKYHYLNGCKVGRLDKSITTIRRYTRDKKVERIIKLTKGKTSTRIQEIKKRHNKSTLLELTINLDSENNWSVESEFTPSQFYKIKKNNDDVCCPMICSICKLCVHTFQCSCPDYQIKSMICKHIHYVALKTMSTENSEDIAILSAADTENINFDATSNKDDEIQAISLANKINNIKNSEHLKQALKQLNSLEAFIDATSNNDETHEDFSKIVNEPPNKKLKTQDTFFSTKKKKQEKPNELIKPTRVETEQLNTILLKKKKYILSCDETEHSYFKK, translated from the exons ATGGGCTCAGTACCTCACCGTTTATTATGTTCATGGCATGTAGATAGAGCTTGGAGACAAAACATTTGCAAGATAACTGGACCTACACGCAAAGAAAAACAaggaattatatataaaactctAAAAGTTCTTCAATCAATGTGTGatgaaaatgaatttaataatgctttaaaagaatttaaccTTGAGCTAATGAATGATCCAGACACTAGAGACTTTGGCATATATTTTGATCGCATGTATGGCAATAGAGTTGGTTTGTGGGCATATTGCCATCGAAAAGGTCTaggtataaattgtaatatgcaTCTAGAATCTAtgcacaaaacaataaaatatcattatttaaatggttGCAAAGTTGGGCGGTTAGATAAAAGTATAACAACTATTAGAAGATATACCCGTGATAAAAAAGTtgaaagaattataaaattaactaaggGAAAAACAAGTACAAGGATtcaggaaataaaaaaaagacacAATAAAAGTACATTACTTGAACTTACAATCAATCTGGATAGTGAGAATAACTGGAGTGTTGAAAGTGAATTTACACCAAgtcagttttataaaataaaaaaaaataatgatgatgtaTGTTGTCCAATGATATGTTCTATTTGTAAGTTGTGTGTTCACACATTTCAATGTTCTTGTCCTGATTACCAAATCAAGTCTATGATATGTAAGCACATACATTATGTTGCTCTGAAGACAATGTCAACAGAAAATTCTGAAGATATTGCTATTTTGTCAGCAGCAgatacagaaaatataaattttgatgcAACTTCAAACAAAGATGATGAAATACAA GCCATTAGTCTagccaataaaataaacaatataaaaaacagtGAACATCTTAAACAagcattaaaacaattaaactctTTAGAAGCATTCATTGATGCAACATCAAATAATGACGAGACACATGAAGATTTTAGTAAGATAGTAAATGAACcaccaaataaaaaacttaaaactcaaGACACATTCttctctacaaaaaaaaaaaaacaggaaaaACCTAACGAATTAATAAAACCAACGAGAGTTGAAACTGAACAGCTCAATACTatactactaaaaaaaaaaaaatatattttaagttgtgaCGAAACTGAACATTCTTATTTTaagaagtaa